One part of the Candidatus Zymogenus saltonus genome encodes these proteins:
- a CDS encoding 2-oxoacid:acceptor oxidoreductase family protein — MQIKTIFAGFGGQGVLMMGYAFAVAAMMEDKVVTYLPSYGAEVRGGTANCTVAVSDEEIASPIASSPEFIVVMNKPSLHNFQNKVQTGGILFLNSTMIDEVPSRGDIEYVLVDAGNLAEGIGDMRTANMVMLGAFIKKGNLVSVDAALDGLGEIFEGKNKVIEMNSKALMLGYESIE, encoded by the coding sequence ATGCAGATTAAGACCATATTTGCCGGGTTCGGCGGCCAGGGAGTCCTTATGATGGGATACGCCTTTGCGGTGGCCGCGATGATGGAGGACAAGGTGGTGACTTATCTCCCGTCCTACGGGGCGGAGGTCAGGGGGGGTACCGCAAACTGCACGGTGGCGGTTTCCGATGAGGAGATAGCGTCCCCCATCGCGTCTTCCCCGGAGTTTATCGTCGTTATGAACAAGCCCTCCCTCCACAACTTTCAGAACAAGGTCCAAACTGGGGGGATTCTGTTTCTCAACTCCACGATGATAGACGAAGTCCCGAGCAGGGGGGACATCGAATACGTCCTGGTTGATGCGGGAAATCTGGCGGAGGGGATCGGTGATATGAGGACCGCAAATATGGTGATGCTGGGGGCCTTTATAAAGAAGGGGAATCTGGTTTCCGTTGATGCGGCCCTTGACGGACTGGGTGAGATATTTGAGGGGAAAAATAAGGTCATAGAGATGAATTCAAAGGCGCTTATGTTGGGATACGAATCTATAGAGTAG